A DNA window from Aminipila luticellarii contains the following coding sequences:
- a CDS encoding superoxide dismutase: protein MMNQQNRHYKFENIPLPYPYDALEPYIDAKTMELHHDRHLQTYIDNLNNILKDYPELQDSTLIQLICNADLFPENIRQPILNNAGGVYNHDFYFNQFDGSEDEGSADQLAMAINNQFGSFDEFKKQFKDAALSVFGSGYAWLVLNPDNKELEIITTANQDTPFPLNRIPILNIDVWEHAYYLKHYNKRADYIDDWFQVINWNKVSDNYLKTLDWLR from the coding sequence ATGATGAATCAACAGAATCGTCATTACAAATTTGAGAATATTCCTTTACCTTATCCCTATGATGCTCTGGAACCTTATATTGATGCGAAAACAATGGAACTGCATCACGACAGGCATTTGCAGACATATATTGATAATCTGAATAATATTTTAAAGGATTATCCGGAATTGCAGGATTCTACATTAATTCAGTTGATATGCAATGCGGACCTATTTCCGGAAAACATACGGCAGCCTATCTTAAATAATGCAGGGGGCGTATATAATCACGATTTTTATTTCAATCAATTTGACGGGTCCGAGGATGAAGGCTCCGCCGATCAGCTGGCTATGGCAATAAACAATCAGTTCGGAAGCTTTGATGAATTTAAAAAGCAGTTTAAAGATGCAGCATTATCTGTCTTTGGTTCTGGGTACGCATGGCTGGTACTAAATCCGGATAATAAGGAACTGGAAATTATAACGACTGCCAATCAGGATACGCCGTTTCCTTTGAACCGGATTCCGATCTTAAATATTGATGTCTGGGAACACGCATACTATTTAAAACACTATAATAAAAGAGCTGACTATATTGACGACTGGTTCCAGGTAATAAACTGGAATAAAGTTTCAGATAATTATTTGAAAACTTTGGATTGGCTTCGATAA
- a CDS encoding HD domain-containing phosphohydrolase codes for MQQMILIVDDNRSNIKIAQTILEKEYRVAAALSGKKAIQFLTLAVPDLILLDIYMPDMNGFEVMEELKLHKEWKDIPVIFLTANSEPKTEARCFQMGAVDFISKPFIPEVIKNRINRTLELQAYRKNLEDAVKNQSRKILQQARELAHKQQELMAIQQEVIIGMANLIEGRDGSTGGHIKRTSQYVELIARALKEKGIFSDILTEEYIENLCKAAPLHDIGKICISDVILQKPGKLTEEEFDIMKTHAERGGEVIRSTMAKIEKQEFIDIAFDIATYHHEKWNGQGYPKGLTGRDIPLSARIMAVADVFDALVSKRCYKEPMDSEEAFEIIKVSGGSHFDPEISNVFLELRDRVKEISRND; via the coding sequence ATGCAGCAAATGATTCTTATTGTCGATGATAACCGGTCAAACATAAAAATTGCTCAGACCATTCTGGAAAAAGAATATAGGGTGGCGGCAGCGCTGTCGGGTAAAAAAGCCATACAATTTCTGACACTGGCGGTACCTGATCTGATATTATTGGATATTTATATGCCGGATATGAATGGGTTTGAAGTGATGGAAGAATTAAAACTGCATAAAGAATGGAAAGATATTCCCGTGATTTTTTTGACTGCTAATTCAGAACCTAAGACGGAAGCCAGATGTTTTCAAATGGGTGCGGTTGATTTTATATCGAAACCATTTATACCGGAAGTGATAAAAAACCGGATAAACAGAACCCTGGAGCTGCAGGCGTATAGAAAAAATCTGGAAGATGCAGTAAAAAATCAGTCTCGGAAAATCTTACAGCAGGCGAGGGAGCTGGCTCATAAACAACAGGAGCTGATGGCGATTCAGCAGGAAGTCATCATAGGAATGGCGAATCTTATTGAAGGAAGAGACGGAAGCACCGGAGGCCATATAAAAAGGACAAGCCAGTATGTAGAGTTAATAGCAAGAGCTCTAAAGGAAAAGGGAATATTTTCAGATATTCTGACGGAGGAATACATTGAAAATCTTTGTAAGGCAGCGCCGCTGCACGACATTGGTAAAATATGTATTTCCGATGTTATTTTACAAAAACCCGGAAAGCTGACGGAAGAAGAGTTCGATATAATGAAAACACATGCGGAGCGGGGTGGTGAAGTGATACGATCTACCATGGCAAAGATTGAGAAACAAGAGTTTATTGATATTGCGTTTGATATTGCCACTTACCACCATGAAAAATGGAACGGCCAGGGGTATCCCAAGGGCTTGACCGGAAGAGATATTCCTTTGAGTGCGAGGATTATGGCCGTTGCCGATGTGTTTGATGCACTGGTATCCAAAAGATGTTATAAAGAACCTATGGATAGCGAGGAAGCTTTTGAAATTATAAAAGTCTCCGGCGGATCTCACTTTGATCCTGAAATATCAAATGTTTTCTTGGAATTACGGGACAGAGTGAAAGAAATCTCAAGGAATGATTAA
- the abc-f gene encoding ribosomal protection-like ABC-F family protein — MSQINISKLTFAYDGSYDNIIENASFQIDTDWKLGFIGRNGKGKTTFLKLLLGQYDYSGHISANVEFEYFPYEVKDPELNTIDVIDSICTDYVYWEMMRELSLLYVSEDVLYRPFYTLSNGEQTKVLLAALFLKENRFLLIDEPTNHLDLSAREIVCKYLNSKKGFILVSHDRAFMDHCIDHVLSFNKTNIEVQKGNFSSWWINKEMQDNFELMKNEKLKKDIKRLGEASKQTAVWSNKVEQTKNGTKNAGLKPDKGYIGHKAEKMMKRSKSIEGRKNSAIKEKSELLMNVERSDDLKIFSLPFHDEQLIELRDVSIFYGEKMVCKPICLTIEQGERIALCGKNGSGKSSLLKLIGGESLVYTGDFRKKSQLKISYVPQDASFLCGNLTDYAVNHELDESLFKAILRKLDFSRIQFEKDMSDYSGGQKKKVLIAKSLCERAHLYIWDEPLNYVDVISRMQIESLLLEYAPTILFVEHDRVFCEKVATKTIIL, encoded by the coding sequence ATGTCTCAGATAAATATTTCTAAATTAACCTTTGCTTATGACGGCAGTTACGATAATATTATTGAAAATGCAAGCTTCCAAATTGATACGGATTGGAAATTAGGTTTCATTGGGAGAAATGGCAAGGGAAAAACAACCTTTCTTAAATTATTGCTCGGCCAGTATGATTACAGCGGGCATATATCAGCTAATGTAGAATTTGAATACTTTCCTTATGAAGTAAAGGATCCTGAATTAAACACCATAGATGTGATAGACAGTATTTGTACAGACTATGTTTATTGGGAGATGATGCGTGAGTTATCACTGCTTTATGTTTCAGAAGATGTTTTATATCGTCCGTTTTATACACTCAGCAATGGGGAACAAACGAAAGTGTTACTGGCTGCCTTATTTTTAAAAGAAAATAGATTTTTGTTGATTGATGAACCGACCAACCATTTGGATCTGAGTGCCAGAGAGATTGTTTGCAAATACTTGAATTCTAAAAAGGGTTTTATTTTGGTATCCCATGACAGGGCTTTTATGGACCATTGTATTGACCATGTTCTTTCATTTAATAAGACAAATATTGAAGTACAAAAAGGTAATTTTTCATCCTGGTGGATAAACAAGGAAATGCAAGACAATTTTGAGCTGATGAAAAATGAGAAATTAAAAAAAGATATTAAACGCTTGGGAGAGGCTTCAAAGCAAACCGCTGTCTGGTCTAATAAGGTGGAGCAGACAAAGAATGGAACTAAAAATGCCGGATTGAAACCAGATAAAGGATACATTGGGCATAAAGCGGAAAAAATGATGAAACGTTCTAAATCGATTGAAGGGAGAAAAAATTCTGCCATAAAAGAAAAATCGGAGCTTTTAATGAATGTTGAGAGATCAGATGACCTAAAAATATTTTCTCTTCCTTTTCATGATGAACAATTGATTGAATTAAGGGATGTTTCTATATTTTATGGAGAAAAAATGGTTTGTAAACCAATCTGCCTTACTATAGAGCAAGGGGAACGAATTGCTTTGTGCGGTAAAAATGGTTCGGGAAAATCAAGTCTGTTGAAGCTTATAGGTGGGGAGTCCTTGGTATACACAGGGGACTTTCGGAAAAAAAGCCAGTTAAAGATTTCTTACGTACCGCAGGATGCATCTTTTCTTTGTGGAAATCTGACAGACTATGCTGTGAATCATGAGCTAGACGAAAGTCTTTTTAAAGCTATTTTGCGTAAGCTGGATTTTTCCAGAATACAATTTGAAAAAGATATGTCAGATTATAGCGGAGGACAGAAGAAAAAGGTTTTGATTGCCAAAAGTCTTTGTGAGAGAGCCCATCTATATATTTGGGATGAACCCCTTAATTATGTGGATGTCATTTCCCGCATGCAAATTGAAAGTCTGCTGCTGGAATATGCTCCAACGATTCTGTTCGTTGAACATGACCGGGTCTTCTGTGAAAAAGTTGCAACAAAAACAATAATCTTATAA
- a CDS encoding argininosuccinate synthase, with the protein MEKEKIVLAYSGGLDTSIILTWLKENYNCDIIAVCCNAGQREDYDAIEKKAYATGASKAYILDIQDEFVTNYIWPTLKAGAIYENDYLLGTSMARPLMAKKLVEIAEAEGAYIIAHGCTGKGNDQVRFETTIKALNPAIKIIAPWRIWNLESREDLIEYAKAHHIPIAQTTEKIYSRDENIWHISHEGGNLENPWNEHKDDIHVLSVPVEQAPDTPTFVEIDFEQGIPIAINGEKMSGVKILEALNVLGSANGVGTIDIVENRLVGMKSRGVYETPGGTILYKAHAALEKLILDRNTMQYKNIVAQKYAQLVYDGLWFTPIRDAIAAFVDVTQKEVTGTVKIKLYKGSAIPVASKSPYSLYSEEFATFSKDEVYNQSDAEGFINLFSLPLKIRAIQKQQQCGELKGSDTLERKILKGGDFIR; encoded by the coding sequence ATGGAAAAAGAAAAAATCGTACTGGCGTACTCAGGCGGATTAGATACGTCTATTATCCTGACCTGGTTAAAAGAAAATTATAACTGTGACATCATTGCAGTCTGCTGCAATGCCGGACAAAGAGAAGACTATGATGCGATTGAAAAAAAGGCATACGCAACCGGAGCATCAAAAGCGTACATACTGGATATACAGGATGAATTTGTCACAAATTATATATGGCCCACTTTGAAAGCCGGAGCTATATATGAAAATGATTATCTTTTAGGTACTTCCATGGCCAGACCTCTTATGGCAAAAAAACTCGTAGAAATTGCTGAAGCAGAAGGAGCTTACATCATTGCCCACGGCTGTACAGGAAAAGGCAACGATCAGGTTCGTTTTGAAACCACGATCAAGGCTCTGAACCCTGCCATTAAAATTATAGCCCCTTGGCGAATCTGGAATCTGGAATCCAGAGAGGACTTGATTGAATATGCAAAGGCACACCACATTCCTATTGCACAGACCACGGAAAAAATTTATTCAAGAGATGAAAATATATGGCATATCAGTCATGAGGGCGGTAATCTCGAAAACCCATGGAATGAACATAAAGATGATATTCACGTCTTAAGCGTACCGGTAGAACAAGCTCCTGATACGCCTACGTTTGTGGAAATCGACTTTGAGCAGGGTATTCCGATTGCAATAAACGGAGAAAAGATGAGTGGCGTCAAAATCCTTGAGGCTTTAAATGTACTGGGCAGTGCCAACGGCGTGGGCACCATAGACATTGTTGAGAACCGTCTCGTAGGCATGAAGTCCCGAGGCGTATATGAAACCCCCGGAGGTACTATTCTCTACAAAGCGCACGCTGCATTAGAGAAGCTGATTCTCGACCGAAATACCATGCAGTACAAAAATATTGTAGCCCAGAAATATGCCCAGCTTGTCTATGACGGATTATGGTTCACCCCCATCCGAGACGCGATTGCAGCTTTTGTAGACGTCACGCAAAAAGAAGTGACCGGAACCGTAAAAATAAAGCTCTACAAAGGAAGTGCCATTCCGGTAGCCTCCAAGTCTCCGTACTCGCTGTACAGTGAAGAATTTGCTACTTTCAGCAAAGATGAAGTGTACAATCAAAGCGACGCAGAAGGCTTTATCAATTTATTTTCTCTGCCTCTGAAAATCCGAGCTATTCAAAAACAACAGCAATGCGGTGAACTAAAGGGCAGCGATACATTAGAAAGAAAGATCCTTAAAGGCGGCGATTTTATCCGCTAG
- a CDS encoding Fic family protein, translating to MYQQILEKKLILDSRKPYSTEVRKQIKEMGRCDLIYTSLHLDGSPIKKEQLQRILQGDVVPEVTLNDHVAIERYLDTLTLMENLMGMESDVSLKVIEELHGMSCGTDRTVWRKSNPILYTLDYNPPHWQEIREKMEQFIKWSYQAEEKLAGNILLKAAYLHHKMIEIYPFEQNSESTARLVLYYSLLRDGYPIFELRLSESEYNTSIIEYLKHKNIEPFYKAVERGIFNKLDVLLQMTEE from the coding sequence ATGTATCAACAGATTTTAGAAAAGAAATTGATTTTAGATAGCAGAAAACCGTATAGCACAGAAGTCAGAAAACAAATCAAAGAAATGGGGCGGTGCGACCTCATTTATACCTCTCTTCATTTAGATGGAAGCCCGATAAAAAAGGAGCAGCTCCAAAGAATTTTGCAGGGTGATGTGGTTCCGGAGGTCACATTGAACGATCACGTAGCCATTGAAAGGTACCTAGACACCTTAACGCTTATGGAAAATCTCATGGGAATGGAAAGTGATGTCAGTTTGAAAGTCATAGAAGAGCTTCATGGGATGAGCTGCGGGACAGATCGCACGGTGTGGCGAAAAAGCAACCCCATCCTGTATACACTGGATTACAATCCCCCTCACTGGCAGGAAATCAGGGAAAAGATGGAGCAGTTCATAAAGTGGTCCTATCAGGCAGAGGAGAAGCTGGCGGGAAACATCCTTTTAAAAGCAGCTTACCTGCACCATAAAATGATTGAGATCTATCCCTTTGAGCAGAACAGCGAATCTACAGCCAGACTGGTTTTGTATTATTCTCTTTTGCGAGACGGATATCCCATTTTTGAGCTTCGTTTAAGTGAATCTGAATATAATACTTCTATTATCGAATACTTGAAACATAAGAATATAGAACCTTTTTATAAAGCAGTGGAGCGGGGAATTTTCAATAAATTGGACGTATTGCTGCAAATGACAGAGGAATAA
- a CDS encoding metallophosphoesterase family protein: MKFFVISDTHGELDKVYEIYKTLTGIDAIIHLGDFVKDAEELKKTLGIDVISVKGNMDNSFSTAAFKIVDTECGKLYLAHGHMENVKLNAQNFL; encoded by the coding sequence TTGAAGTTTTTTGTAATAAGCGATACACACGGTGAATTGGACAAGGTCTACGAAATCTATAAGACCTTAACAGGTATTGATGCCATTATTCATTTAGGCGACTTTGTAAAGGATGCCGAGGAATTGAAAAAAACACTTGGAATAGATGTGATTTCTGTAAAAGGCAACATGGACAATTCCTTTAGTACGGCAGCGTTTAAAATAGTGGATACGGAATGCGGTAAATTATATCTGGCTCATGGGCATATGGAAAATGTAAAGCTGAATGCCCAGAATTTTTTATAG
- a CDS encoding MgtC/SapB family protein, which translates to MSVFQLPHYFYDVNLLSVILRLLLAVLFGGAIGLERGANSHPAGFRTHILVCVGAALAMLTNQYISQYLAPGSDPARLGAQVITGVGFLGVGTIFMTGKHKIKGLTTAAGLWASACLGLALGIGFYSGAIIAGILIFISLALLPKVENYFYQNARMINLYIEIDSLQNFKAFIAALKKMDILVLESHVSGSGPVASNGIAFHLSVRLPKNLKFEEFSVMFSEFEGMLLLEQI; encoded by the coding sequence ATGTCTGTATTTCAACTGCCGCATTACTTTTATGACGTGAATCTGCTGTCGGTCATACTGCGATTGCTGCTTGCCGTCTTATTCGGAGGAGCCATTGGGCTGGAAAGAGGCGCCAATAGTCACCCCGCAGGATTCCGAACACATATTTTGGTCTGTGTAGGGGCTGCACTGGCCATGCTTACCAATCAGTATATCTCTCAGTATTTAGCTCCCGGCTCTGACCCTGCCCGGTTAGGTGCACAGGTTATTACAGGAGTCGGCTTTCTTGGAGTAGGAACTATTTTTATGACGGGAAAGCATAAAATAAAGGGACTCACCACAGCTGCCGGCCTTTGGGCCTCTGCATGTCTGGGTCTTGCTCTCGGAATAGGATTTTACTCCGGGGCAATCATTGCCGGAATTCTTATTTTTATAAGTCTGGCACTGCTTCCCAAGGTTGAAAATTATTTTTATCAAAATGCCCGCATGATCAATTTATACATAGAAATAGATTCCCTTCAAAACTTTAAAGCTTTCATAGCTGCCTTGAAGAAGATGGATATCCTTGTACTTGAAAGCCATGTCAGCGGGTCCGGGCCTGTTGCTTCCAACGGCATAGCATTTCACCTTTCCGTTAGACTACCGAAAAATCTTAAATTTGAAGAATTCAGTGTTATGTTTAGCGAATTTGAGGGAATGCTTTTGTTAGAACAAATTTGA
- a CDS encoding hybrid sensor histidine kinase/response regulator: MSVQKKFIIIVCSICLACITLTSFIGYSAASGELKAKSTENAVILASDYANQIDNWIWEKAVFLNTVAESVILVDNLDRKYLHTYFNQILKNSNPDHSIYDLFFQYPDSNMVCATDFVPDGSMDYTQRKWYTTPTTTHKLSVQTAYKDTDTGREIITISREIVINGKLEGVLAVDIFVDQMIDTINAMEVPADSYGFLLDNENGLVVHPNEDYGYVDNAPNSLQNLRGNPYGKLIDQIESGTDSKKLLWIRDYDGKKRAFFISDVACCGWHVGIAIAESAWAKDVKNLLIEFAVIMAVLCFGISILSISVVVKALLKPVSMAESASQAKSDFLANMSHEIRTPINAMLGMNELILRETLNENIEKYALNIRNAGKMLLSLVNDILDFSKIESGKMEITPIDYELSSMLSDLINMTATKIEEKGLSLKLDIAPDIPHRLWGDERKLTQIIGNLLTNAVKYTKQGSVTLRVNWKEKDSNHIQLIAEIEDTGVGIKAEELNLLFISFTRLDTEKNRSIEGTGLGLNITKSLLEMMEGTLSVKSVYGKGSVFTASVPQKVVSREGIGDFQEKYEQSVAQRKHYRESFIAPEGKILIVDDNAMNLAVVTGLLKNTELKIDTASSGKECLDKIAKNVYHLIFMDHMMPDMDGIETFERMKSMSNNLCEAVPVIALTANAISNAKKMYLDYGFTDYISKPIEGSKLERILIKYLPSELVHETSEWEKRDIQSNVPVLLDDRLGDYINAKMGLFYSGEDATNYHMILKIYRDMGSESIEKIQAAYDTENWTLYTTLLHALKSTSLGIGAEVLAEKARLLESAGKSPDKVYILHNHAQVVELYKKVLLDITEYLDKLERKQGCKDRKEKLSEREIQKELLKKRLMELDEKISDFEMIQAQKILGELSNRAYQGERLNPYITDICKKLDDFEYEEAKKAIHSLIKQL, from the coding sequence ATGAGTGTACAGAAAAAATTTATAATTATCGTATGTTCCATTTGTCTTGCGTGTATAACCTTGACTTCTTTTATCGGATATTCGGCAGCATCCGGTGAATTAAAAGCTAAGAGCACAGAAAATGCAGTGATTTTAGCCTCTGACTATGCCAATCAGATCGATAACTGGATCTGGGAAAAGGCGGTTTTTTTAAATACAGTTGCCGAATCTGTTATTTTGGTAGACAATTTAGATCGAAAATATTTACACACCTATTTTAACCAAATTCTCAAAAATTCTAATCCGGATCATTCCATTTATGATTTATTCTTTCAATACCCGGACAGTAATATGGTCTGTGCCACTGATTTCGTGCCGGACGGCAGTATGGATTACACCCAGAGAAAGTGGTATACGACCCCGACAACAACTCATAAATTATCGGTACAAACAGCCTATAAGGATACCGATACGGGGCGGGAGATCATTACGATTTCAAGAGAAATTGTGATTAATGGAAAGTTGGAGGGTGTACTTGCCGTTGATATTTTTGTGGATCAGATGATAGATACGATTAACGCCATGGAAGTTCCTGCTGATTCTTATGGGTTTTTGCTGGACAATGAAAATGGGCTGGTAGTTCATCCGAATGAAGACTATGGCTACGTGGATAATGCGCCTAATTCCTTGCAGAATTTAAGAGGAAATCCGTATGGCAAGCTGATTGATCAAATAGAGAGTGGAACCGATTCAAAAAAATTGCTTTGGATTCGTGATTATGACGGAAAAAAGAGGGCTTTTTTTATCAGTGATGTGGCGTGCTGCGGCTGGCATGTAGGCATTGCTATTGCAGAGAGTGCCTGGGCAAAGGATGTCAAAAATCTGCTGATTGAATTTGCGGTGATTATGGCCGTACTGTGCTTTGGTATAAGTATATTAAGCATTTCTGTAGTAGTTAAGGCCTTGCTTAAGCCCGTCAGCATGGCAGAATCCGCATCTCAGGCAAAATCGGATTTCCTGGCAAATATGTCTCATGAGATACGTACTCCTATTAACGCTATGTTAGGAATGAATGAGCTGATTTTGAGAGAGACTTTAAACGAAAATATTGAAAAGTATGCTTTAAATATTCGAAATGCAGGGAAAATGCTGCTTTCTCTGGTTAATGATATTTTAGATTTTTCTAAAATAGAATCAGGAAAGATGGAAATTACCCCAATAGACTATGAACTGAGTTCTATGCTCAGTGACTTGATCAATATGACTGCCACTAAAATAGAAGAAAAAGGACTTTCCTTAAAATTGGATATTGCACCGGATATTCCGCATAGGCTATGGGGAGATGAAAGGAAGCTTACCCAAATAATAGGCAACCTTTTAACGAATGCGGTCAAATATACCAAACAGGGCAGTGTGACTCTGCGCGTAAATTGGAAGGAAAAGGACAGTAATCATATACAATTGATTGCAGAGATAGAGGATACGGGCGTGGGCATCAAGGCAGAGGAACTGAATTTATTATTTATTTCTTTTACCCGTTTGGATACGGAAAAAAATAGGAGTATTGAAGGAACTGGTTTGGGCTTAAATATCACAAAGAGCTTGCTGGAAATGATGGAAGGAACGCTAAGTGTTAAAAGTGTTTATGGAAAAGGGTCTGTATTTACGGCCAGCGTTCCGCAGAAGGTTGTCAGCCGGGAAGGAATTGGGGACTTTCAGGAAAAATATGAACAAAGTGTTGCCCAGAGAAAGCATTATAGGGAAAGCTTTATAGCACCTGAGGGAAAGATACTTATCGTTGATGACAATGCCATGAATCTCGCTGTGGTTACGGGGCTTTTAAAAAATACGGAATTGAAAATCGATACGGCGTCAAGCGGAAAAGAATGCCTGGATAAAATAGCAAAGAATGTTTATCATCTGATCTTTATGGATCATATGATGCCGGACATGGACGGTATTGAAACCTTTGAGCGAATGAAGTCCATGAGCAATAACTTATGTGAAGCTGTTCCGGTCATTGCATTGACAGCAAATGCCATATCAAATGCAAAAAAAATGTATCTGGATTATGGCTTTACGGACTATATTTCTAAGCCGATTGAGGGAAGTAAGCTGGAGCGTATCTTAATTAAATATTTGCCTTCCGAGCTTGTACATGAGACGTCAGAATGGGAAAAGAGGGATATCCAATCTAATGTTCCAGTGCTTTTAGACGATCGATTAGGAGACTACATAAATGCTAAAATGGGTTTGTTTTATTCCGGCGAGGATGCAACAAATTATCATATGATTTTAAAAATATATAGAGATATGGGCTCAGAATCCATAGAAAAGATACAGGCGGCATATGATACAGAAAACTGGACGCTATATACGACTCTGCTTCACGCATTAAAAAGTACGTCGCTTGGGATTGGAGCAGAAGTGCTGGCTGAGAAGGCCAGACTTTTGGAATCTGCCGGAAAGTCTCCGGATAAGGTCTATATTTTACATAATCATGCACAAGTAGTAGAATTATATAAAAAGGTTCTTTTAGATATTACTGAATATTTGGATAAGCTTGAGAGAAAGCAAGGCTGTAAGGATAGGAAAGAAAAACTATCTGAACGGGAAATACAAAAAGAATTGCTAAAAAAACGCTTAATGGAGTTGGATGAGAAAATCAGTGATTTTGAAATGATACAGGCTCAAAAGATTCTAGGAGAGCTTTCAAACAGAGCGTATCAAGGCGAACGGCTAAATCCGTATATAACAGACATTTGTAAAAAACTTGACGATTTTGAGTATGAAGAAGCAAAAAAGGCAATCCATAGTTTAATAAAACAGCTATAG
- a CDS encoding metallophosphoesterase family protein translates to MPRIFYRAEEEGCVAALFGHTHKPLFVQCDDIYLINPGSLTLPADGTKGSYAVVTTSPQGLEGSVIYYEEKKNTVPKPAKVQGGYIRGLLNYSDRF, encoded by the coding sequence ATGCCCAGAATTTTTTATAGAGCGGAAGAAGAGGGCTGTGTTGCCGCACTGTTTGGGCATACGCATAAACCGCTCTTTGTCCAATGTGACGATATTTATCTCATCAATCCCGGCAGCCTGACTCTGCCCGCAGATGGGACAAAGGGTTCCTATGCAGTCGTAACGACCTCTCCCCAAGGCTTAGAGGGCTCTGTCATATATTATGAAGAGAAAAAAAATACCGTCCCAAAGCCTGCTAAGGTTCAGGGCGGTTACATACGCGGACTCTTAAATTACAGTGATCGATTTTGA
- a CDS encoding PQQ-dependent sugar dehydrogenase, with translation MIKSLDNNLDIEVQTIVNNLYVPWAIAISDDDTIYFTERSGNIKMIKRGTNMPQLIFTFTEPFIAVGEGGALGLALDPEFSQNNYMYVMHTYMEEEQTYNRVVRLRLQGGEAFVDQVLIDRIPGGRTHNGGRIKVGPDQKLYITTGDAGDPMQAQDPNSLAGKILRINLDGTIPEDNPFSNSPVYSLGYRNPQGLAWNTNGLLYASEHGPIAHDEINIVLPGANYGWPLVQGDEESSDRTVTSPLIQSGEETWAPSGIAFADRGVWQGRLLAATLRGNRLIVMDLNEEGTQVINVGNWLQDTYGRLREVVQANDGSFYLATNNTDGRGSSRSGGDKIIHLTVRT, from the coding sequence ATGATAAAAAGCTTGGATAATAATTTGGATATTGAAGTCCAAACAATCGTTAATAATTTATATGTTCCATGGGCTATAGCCATCAGCGACGATGACACCATATATTTTACCGAGCGTTCCGGAAATATTAAAATGATCAAAAGAGGCACGAATATGCCACAGCTTATTTTTACCTTTACGGAGCCTTTTATCGCTGTAGGGGAAGGCGGAGCATTGGGTCTTGCACTGGATCCGGAATTTTCACAAAATAATTATATGTATGTTATGCATACATATATGGAGGAAGAACAGACTTATAATCGTGTAGTTAGACTAAGGCTGCAAGGCGGTGAAGCTTTTGTTGATCAAGTATTGATAGACAGAATCCCCGGAGGACGGACACACAACGGCGGCAGGATAAAAGTCGGTCCGGATCAAAAATTATATATAACTACAGGCGATGCGGGGGATCCTATGCAGGCACAAGATCCAAACAGTTTGGCAGGCAAAATCCTTCGAATCAATTTAGATGGAACGATTCCTGAGGATAATCCGTTCAGCAATTCTCCGGTATACAGCTTAGGCTATCGAAATCCTCAGGGACTGGCTTGGAATACAAATGGCCTTTTATATGCATCTGAACATGGACCGATAGCTCATGATGAGATCAATATCGTTTTGCCGGGGGCAAATTATGGCTGGCCTCTGGTTCAAGGAGATGAGGAAAGTTCAGATAGGACCGTAACTTCTCCTTTGATACAAAGCGGGGAAGAAACCTGGGCACCTTCCGGAATTGCATTTGCAGATCGGGGAGTCTGGCAGGGAAGATTGCTGGCGGCGACTTTAAGGGGAAATCGATTAATAGTTATGGATTTGAATGAAGAGGGAACACAAGTAATAAATGTAGGAAATTGGCTGCAAGATACGTATGGACGTTTGCGTGAAGTCGTCCAGGCTAATGATGGATCTTTTTATCTAGCTACAAACAATACGGATGGAAGAGGAAGCTCCAGAAGCGGAGGCGATAAAATAATACATCTTACGGTTAGAACGTGA